In the Malaya genurostris strain Urasoe2022 chromosome 1, Malgen_1.1, whole genome shotgun sequence genome, one interval contains:
- the LOC131437990 gene encoding ferritin heavy chain, which yields MMKSIFFGVVAIAVAFLSFYQDTAQAQEQTGASSPADYKWNGIDDQCLRALHGQINKEFDASIVYMKFAAYFAQERINLPGFEKFFFKAAGEEREHGIKLIEYALMRGQGPIDKSSFKLDYSFQVPPGTDGESSLRAALKKEEEVTHSIRQVIKACEEGSNDFHLADYLTGEYLDEQHKGQRELAEKISTLSKMKKSAPKLGEFLFDKQHM from the exons ATGATGAAGTCGATATTCTTCGGAGTCGTAGCCATCGCAGTGGCATTTTTATCCTTCTACCAGGACACGGCACAAGCCCAGGAACAGACAG GTGCGTCATCTCCCGCTGACTACAaatggaacggcattgatgaccAGTGCCTTCGGGCGTTGCACGGTCAAATCAACAAGGAATTCGATGCCTCCATCGTCTACATGAAATTTGCCGCCTACTTCGCTCAGGAAAGAATAAACCTTCCAGGTTTTGAGAAATTCTTTTTCAAAGCCGCCGGCGAAGAACGTGAACATGGAATCAAACTGATCGAGTACGCACTGATGCGTGGTCAAGGACCTATCGACAAGTCCAGCTTCAAACTTGATTAC AGCTTCCAAGTCCCTCCCGGAACTGATGGAGAATCATCTCTGCGTGCTGCTCTGAAGAAGGAAGAAGAAGTGACACACAGTATTCGACAAGTTATCAAGGCGTGCGAAGAAGGCTCCAACGATTTCCAC TTGGCTGACTACCTGACCGGTGAATATCTGGATGAACAACACAAGGGACAGCGCGAACTGGCCGAGAAAATCTCCACACTCAGCAAGATGAAGAAGAGTGCACCCAAACTGGGAGAGTTCCTGTTCGACAAACAGCACATGTAA
- the LOC131437980 gene encoding soma ferritin-like, whose product MKFILLTVAFVAGLLSVRADDYNATDISSFTAQFSAVNHIKDDLQIFTNQQLEKSYDFLLLASTFDKYDLNRPGFEKLYRKISDKAWEDTIGLIKYQSKRGLSVSLDGAQHVVGKLNEGKLGKASLVDSDELSSLKLALGYEKILADESHRIHKKISHAHDKGVAYDPDVAHYLDEEIIEYQSGVIRQLTGYIHNLHSIIAEPETRDMGIHMFDEYLDTVE is encoded by the exons ATGAAATTCATCCTGCTAACTGTTGCCTTTGTGGCCGGCTTGCTTTCAGTCCGAGCTGATGACTATAATG CAACCGATATATCCAGTTTTACCGCACAATTTTCGGCTGTTAATCATATCAAAGATGATCTTCAAATATTCACTAACCAGCAATTGGAGAAATCCTAtgacttcttgcttcttgcatcAACATTCGACAAATACGATTTGAATCGTCCTGGCTTCGAAAAATTGTATCGCAAAATCTCGGATAAAGCTTGGGAGGACACCATCGGGCTAATTAAGTATCAGAGTAAACGTGGTCTATCCGTATCATTGGATGGTGCTCAGCATGTTG TTGGAAAACTAAACGAAGGAAAACTTGGGAAGGCTAGCTTGGTCGACAGTGATGAATTGTCCTCACTCAAACTGGCACTGGGCTACGAGAAAATTCTGGCTGATGAGAGCCACCGTATCCACAAGAAGATTTCACATGCTCACGATAAGGGAGTGGCTTACGATCCAGATGTTGCCCACTATTTGGATGAGGAAATCATTGAATACCAAAGTGGAGTGATTCGCCAGTTGACTGGATACATCCATAATTTACACAGCATAATCGCCGAGCCAGAAACTAGAGACATGGGTATCCATATGTTTGATGAATATCTGGATACGGTTGAATGA
- the LOC131437951 gene encoding ecdysteroid-phosphate phosphatase isoform X1, giving the protein MAALPPRKNPTPTKISKQHLTPLQILLQMGFPKHRAEKALAATGNRGVQLASDWLLAHVNDPSLDECSPREYILYACPTGPFLQQLQSFWAQTRELCGWNGAHNFTPHITLVSFFKAPDECAPQLSKALKELMTLPGAHINRPIALELYTSPNFLGFFVVEDDANYLKRLALQYVKEVSHSIISDTYEQLDALVTCFPWCGGVTSARCIPRSSRSISLEPHVKSLHLTLAYQFPPNQFNALKQLVESFDTSFASANWELRLYSRDSRLSTKQVHKVLYPHTPREPDELELRIGDYIYLSPEAIQSSSDGWVEGISWLTGTNGYLPENYTERTAESDAWTMHRTVPLCDVSPDIDLGSDIVDGLRFGQQTAPPNRTEMTEHDIESQETVSVAPSELPQLSGTHQDGVTQQKEDGVAPEKIYPMSIVSTGSNSNQANEIEEIRPSQEDASGRRIYVLRHGERVDFTFGTWIPYCFDDTGNYIRKDLNMPKSLPQRKSCLWQRDSPLTNMGRYQGRLTGEAMKDAGVRIDHVYSSPSFRCIQTTTSILEGLGLKDSHPIHVEPGLFEWLAWYQDGVPEWMSNKELIAADYNIATNYDPLSKIEDLKEQLLENLEEFYHRNSAVTEHLIENTSGNILIVGHATTLDTCTRHIVGEKLRSTNDMSRIMQKVPYCSMAVIESENGDDGWKLVEPPCDPITHTNNHRFDWKILL; this is encoded by the exons ATGGCGGCTTTGCCACCGCGTAAAAATCCTACGCCAACCAAAATCTCGAAGCAGCACCTTACTCCGCTTCAAATACTGCTTCAGATGGGATTTCCTAAACATCGGGC CGAAAAAGCTCTAGCGGCCACTGGAAATCGCGGAGTGCAACTGGCATCTGATTGGTTGTTAGCGCATGTTAACGATCCCTCGTTGGATGAATGCTCTCCCAGGGAATATATTCTATATGCATGTCCCACCGGACCGTTTCTGCAACAGCTGCAAAGCTTCTGGGCACAGACACGGGAGCTATGCGGATGGAATGGAGCGCACAACTTTACACCTCACATAACACTGGTGTCGTTCTTCAAGGCACCGGACGAATGTGCACCTCAACTGTCAAAAGCGTTAAAAGAACTAATGACCTTACCTGGTGCTCATATCAACAGGCCAATTGCATTGGAACTGTACACCAGTCCGAATTTTCTGGGGTTTTTCGTAGTTGAAGATGATGCCAACTATCTGAAACGTTTGGCGCTTCAATACGTGAAGGAAGTGTCTCATTCAA TAATTAGCGACACCTATGAGCAGTTAGACGCGCTAGTTACCTGTTTCCCATGGTGCGGGGGAGTAACATCAGCCCGTTGTATACCGCGTAGCAGCCGAT CAATTTCGTTGGAACCACATGTAAAATCGTTACATCTGACACTCGCATACCAGTTTCCACCTAACCAGTTCAACGCGTTAAAGCAGCTGGTAGAAAGTTTCGACACATCATTCGCCAGTGCCAATTGGGAACTACGGCTGTATTCACGTGATTCCAGATTATCAACAAAGCAG GTACATAAAGTTCTCTATCCGCACACTCCCCGGGAACCGGATGAGTTGGAGTTACGCATCGGAGACTACATCTATCTCAGCCCGGAAGCTATCCAGAGCTCTAGTGATGGATGGGTAGAAGGAATATCCTGGCTCACTGGTACTAATGGTTACCTACCGGAAAATTACACCGAAAGAACGGCCGAATCTGACGCGTGGACAATGCATCGTACTGTGCCGCTATGTGACGTTTCACCGGATATCGATCTAGGATCCGATATAGTCGATGGACTACGGTTCGGTCAACAAACCGCGCCGCCTAATCGAACGGAAATGACCGAACATGATATTGAATCACAAGAAACTG tttcagtcGCACCGAGCGAATTACCGCAGCTCAGCGGAACGCATCAAGATGGTGTCACGCAACAAAAGGAAGATGGAGTAGCACCAGAGAAAATATATCCAATGTCAATTGTTTCGACAGGAAGCAATTCGAATCAAGCTAATGAAATTGAAGAGATTCGACCGAGTCAGGAAGATGCATCTGGACGACGTATTTATGTACTTCGTCACGGAGAACGTGTTGATTTCACCTTTGGAACTTGGATCCCTTATTGTTTCGATGATACCGGAAACTATATAAGAAAAGATTTAAATATGCCAAAGTCATTACCTCAGAg GAAAAGTTGCCTTTGGCAACGAGACTCTCCATTGACGAATATGGGACGATACCAAGGCCGCCTAACGGGAGAAGCCATGAAGGATGCCGGAGTTCGAATCGATCATGTGTATAGTTCACCTTCGTTCCGATGTATTCAAACAACCACTTCAATCCTAGAAGGACTTGGGTTGAAGGACAGCCATCCAATCCATGTGGAACCCGGACTGTTTGAGTGGTTAGCTTGGTATCAGGATGGTGTTCCTGAGTGGATGTCAAATAAGGAACTGATCGCTGCCGACTACAACATTGCGACGAACTATGATCCACTCTCCAAAATTGAAGACCTAAAAGAGCAACTGCTggaaaatttagaagaattttatcaCAGGAATTCGGCGGTAACTGAAcatttaattgaaaatacaa GTGGCAACATTTTAATTGTCGGTCATGCAACCACTTTGGATACTTGCACACGCCATATCGTGGGCGAAAAACTACGTTCGACAAACGATATGAGCAGGATCATGCAAAAAGTTCCTTATTGCAGTATGGCTGTGATCGAGTCGGAAAATGGTGACGATGGCTGGAAGTTGGTTGAGCCTCCTTGCGATCCTATCACCCACACCAATAACCACCGGTTCGATTGGAAAATTTTGCTTTGA
- the LOC131437951 gene encoding ecdysteroid-phosphate phosphatase isoform X2, which translates to MAALPPRKNPTPTKISKQHLTPLQILLQMGFPKHRAEKALAATGNRGVQLASDWLLAHVNDPSLDECSPREYILYACPTGPFLQQLQSFWAQTRELCGWNGAHNFTPHITLVSFFKAPDECAPQLSKALKELMTLPGAHINRPIALELYTSPNFLGFFVVEDDANYLKRLALQYVKEVSHSTISLEPHVKSLHLTLAYQFPPNQFNALKQLVESFDTSFASANWELRLYSRDSRLSTKQVHKVLYPHTPREPDELELRIGDYIYLSPEAIQSSSDGWVEGISWLTGTNGYLPENYTERTAESDAWTMHRTVPLCDVSPDIDLGSDIVDGLRFGQQTAPPNRTEMTEHDIESQETVSVAPSELPQLSGTHQDGVTQQKEDGVAPEKIYPMSIVSTGSNSNQANEIEEIRPSQEDASGRRIYVLRHGERVDFTFGTWIPYCFDDTGNYIRKDLNMPKSLPQRKSCLWQRDSPLTNMGRYQGRLTGEAMKDAGVRIDHVYSSPSFRCIQTTTSILEGLGLKDSHPIHVEPGLFEWLAWYQDGVPEWMSNKELIAADYNIATNYDPLSKIEDLKEQLLENLEEFYHRNSAVTEHLIENTSGNILIVGHATTLDTCTRHIVGEKLRSTNDMSRIMQKVPYCSMAVIESENGDDGWKLVEPPCDPITHTNNHRFDWKILL; encoded by the exons ATGGCGGCTTTGCCACCGCGTAAAAATCCTACGCCAACCAAAATCTCGAAGCAGCACCTTACTCCGCTTCAAATACTGCTTCAGATGGGATTTCCTAAACATCGGGC CGAAAAAGCTCTAGCGGCCACTGGAAATCGCGGAGTGCAACTGGCATCTGATTGGTTGTTAGCGCATGTTAACGATCCCTCGTTGGATGAATGCTCTCCCAGGGAATATATTCTATATGCATGTCCCACCGGACCGTTTCTGCAACAGCTGCAAAGCTTCTGGGCACAGACACGGGAGCTATGCGGATGGAATGGAGCGCACAACTTTACACCTCACATAACACTGGTGTCGTTCTTCAAGGCACCGGACGAATGTGCACCTCAACTGTCAAAAGCGTTAAAAGAACTAATGACCTTACCTGGTGCTCATATCAACAGGCCAATTGCATTGGAACTGTACACCAGTCCGAATTTTCTGGGGTTTTTCGTAGTTGAAGATGATGCCAACTATCTGAAACGTTTGGCGCTTCAATACGTGAAGGAAGTGTCTCATTCAA CAATTTCGTTGGAACCACATGTAAAATCGTTACATCTGACACTCGCATACCAGTTTCCACCTAACCAGTTCAACGCGTTAAAGCAGCTGGTAGAAAGTTTCGACACATCATTCGCCAGTGCCAATTGGGAACTACGGCTGTATTCACGTGATTCCAGATTATCAACAAAGCAG GTACATAAAGTTCTCTATCCGCACACTCCCCGGGAACCGGATGAGTTGGAGTTACGCATCGGAGACTACATCTATCTCAGCCCGGAAGCTATCCAGAGCTCTAGTGATGGATGGGTAGAAGGAATATCCTGGCTCACTGGTACTAATGGTTACCTACCGGAAAATTACACCGAAAGAACGGCCGAATCTGACGCGTGGACAATGCATCGTACTGTGCCGCTATGTGACGTTTCACCGGATATCGATCTAGGATCCGATATAGTCGATGGACTACGGTTCGGTCAACAAACCGCGCCGCCTAATCGAACGGAAATGACCGAACATGATATTGAATCACAAGAAACTG tttcagtcGCACCGAGCGAATTACCGCAGCTCAGCGGAACGCATCAAGATGGTGTCACGCAACAAAAGGAAGATGGAGTAGCACCAGAGAAAATATATCCAATGTCAATTGTTTCGACAGGAAGCAATTCGAATCAAGCTAATGAAATTGAAGAGATTCGACCGAGTCAGGAAGATGCATCTGGACGACGTATTTATGTACTTCGTCACGGAGAACGTGTTGATTTCACCTTTGGAACTTGGATCCCTTATTGTTTCGATGATACCGGAAACTATATAAGAAAAGATTTAAATATGCCAAAGTCATTACCTCAGAg GAAAAGTTGCCTTTGGCAACGAGACTCTCCATTGACGAATATGGGACGATACCAAGGCCGCCTAACGGGAGAAGCCATGAAGGATGCCGGAGTTCGAATCGATCATGTGTATAGTTCACCTTCGTTCCGATGTATTCAAACAACCACTTCAATCCTAGAAGGACTTGGGTTGAAGGACAGCCATCCAATCCATGTGGAACCCGGACTGTTTGAGTGGTTAGCTTGGTATCAGGATGGTGTTCCTGAGTGGATGTCAAATAAGGAACTGATCGCTGCCGACTACAACATTGCGACGAACTATGATCCACTCTCCAAAATTGAAGACCTAAAAGAGCAACTGCTggaaaatttagaagaattttatcaCAGGAATTCGGCGGTAACTGAAcatttaattgaaaatacaa GTGGCAACATTTTAATTGTCGGTCATGCAACCACTTTGGATACTTGCACACGCCATATCGTGGGCGAAAAACTACGTTCGACAAACGATATGAGCAGGATCATGCAAAAAGTTCCTTATTGCAGTATGGCTGTGATCGAGTCGGAAAATGGTGACGATGGCTGGAAGTTGGTTGAGCCTCCTTGCGATCCTATCACCCACACCAATAACCACCGGTTCGATTGGAAAATTTTGCTTTGA
- the LOC131437963 gene encoding opsin-1-like, translating to MVYYGPAPNVWSPTTLINNLTVVDSVPPEMLHLVDPHWYQFPPLNPLWHGIIGFVTFILGVISVVGNGVVIYIFSTEKSLRTPSNLFVVNLAVSDFTMMLTNSFPMVYNCWYETWVLGPLMCDLYAYSGSIVGCCSIWTMTMIALDRYNVIVKGLSGKPLTNSGAVLRIIFCWMVGIVWGALPMLGWSRYVPEGNMTACGTDYLSDDWVQKSYILCYSAFVYYTPLFTIIYSYYYIVQAVSAHEKSMREQAKRMNVQSLRSGDDGKSAEMKLAKIALVTISLWFMAWTPYTIINYTGIFKTATISPLATIWGSLFAKANAVYNPIVYGISHPKYRAALNKRFPALACADPPASADDKSVVSDTTAVNEDMKTSSA from the exons ATGGTTTACTACGGGCCAGCTCCCAATGTGTGGAGCCCAACAACGCTGATTAACAACCTGACCGTCGTCGATAGTGTACCACCGGAGATGCTACATCTGGTGGATCCTCATTGGTATCAGTTTCCACCGCTGAATCCTCTGTGGCATGGTATTATCGGGTTCGTCactttcatcctcggtgtgatcTCCGTTGTTGGCAACGGAGTCGTAATTTACATTTTCTCCACGGAAAAATCGCTGCGCACACCGTCGAATCTTTTCGTGGTGAATCTGGCAGTGTCTGACTTCACAATGATGCTAACCAATTCATTTCCAATGGTGTACAACTGCTGGTACGAGACCTGGGTGCTTGGCCCCTTGATGTGCGACCTGTACGCCTACAGTGGGTCCATTGTCGGATGCTGCTCGATTTGGACCATGACGATGATCGCACTCGATCGCTACAATGTTATTGTGAAGGGTCTCTCCGGTAAACCGTTGACGAACTCCGGTGCAGTACTGCGCATCATATTCTGTTGGATGGTCGGAATAGTCTGGGGTGCACTGCCAATGCTTGGCTGGAGTCGATACGTTCCCGAAGGAAATATGACTGCCTGCGGTACCGACTATTTATCCGACGATTGGGTCCAAAAGTCGTACATCTTGTGCTATTCTGCCTTTGTTTACTACACACCGTTGTTTACAATCATTTATTCATACTATTACATAGTGCAG GCCGTTTCGGCACACGAGAAAAGCATGCGTGAACAGGCCAAACGCATGAATGTACAATCGTTACGCTCCGGAGATGACGGCAAGTCGGCAGAAATGAAACTAGCCAAAATAGCTCTGGTTACAATCTCACTCTGGTTCATGGCCTGGACTCCGTACACCATCATTAACTACACGGGCATTTTCAAAACAGCCACAATCTCACCCTTGGCTACCATCTGGGGATCACTGTTTGCCAAAGCGAACGCTGTGTACAACCCGATCGTCTACGGTATTAGCCATCCGAAATATCGTGCCGCGCTAAACAAACGTTTCCCGGCCTTGGCATGTGCCGATCCTCCGGCATCTGCTGATGATAAATCGGTAGTGTCAGACACTACGGCCGTCAATGAAGACATGAAAACATCGAGTGCGTAA